Proteins from one Streptomyces genisteinicus genomic window:
- a CDS encoding MFS transporter, whose protein sequence is MPARTGGDSTAHASPVTGSAGLPALRRRVNAVLVTSQILGGLGVATGIALATVLAQEISGTEALAGLAPTAGVVGTALLSVPLAALMTARGRRPGLVLAYTIGAVGAAVVVVAAVVRSFPLLLLGMAGFGAASSANLQARFAAADLAEPEHRARAISLVVWATTVGAVLGPNIAAPAGRSVSALGIPAAAGPFLWAAGVFLAAAALVLVRLRPDPLLTARALSPEDRSPEGRSLRAGVRAVRDSPMARLALVTVAVSHTAMVSIMSMTPVALGHHGAGIQLIGLVISGHIAGMYAFAPLMGRLADRIGRLSVIGLAAGLIAVAALLAGTAGASHGRTAAGLFLLGLGWSAGLVAGSALLTDSVPQPARAAVQGLSDLTMNTAAGIGGAAAGLVVAQAGYPWLNALGAALLLPMAALTVRRAVGRRRPAG, encoded by the coding sequence ATACCCGCCCGCACCGGCGGCGACAGCACCGCGCACGCATCCCCCGTCACCGGCTCCGCCGGGCTCCCCGCGCTGCGGCGCCGTGTGAACGCGGTGCTCGTCACCAGTCAGATCCTGGGCGGCCTCGGGGTCGCCACGGGCATTGCCCTCGCCACCGTCCTCGCGCAGGAGATCAGCGGCACGGAGGCGCTGGCCGGGCTCGCGCCCACCGCCGGCGTCGTCGGCACCGCCCTGCTGTCGGTGCCGCTGGCAGCCCTGATGACGGCCCGGGGACGGCGGCCCGGTCTGGTGCTCGCGTACACGATCGGGGCGGTCGGCGCGGCGGTCGTCGTGGTGGCCGCGGTCGTCCGGAGCTTTCCGCTGCTGCTCCTCGGCATGGCGGGGTTCGGCGCGGCGTCCTCCGCGAACCTCCAGGCCCGATTCGCCGCGGCGGACCTCGCGGAGCCCGAGCACCGGGCCCGGGCGATCTCCCTGGTCGTGTGGGCGACGACGGTGGGCGCGGTCCTGGGCCCGAACATCGCCGCACCCGCAGGGCGAAGCGTGTCCGCGCTCGGCATCCCGGCGGCCGCGGGCCCGTTCCTGTGGGCGGCGGGAGTCTTCCTGGCAGCAGCGGCCCTGGTCCTGGTGCGGCTGCGACCGGATCCGCTGCTGACCGCGCGTGCCCTCTCCCCCGAGGACCGCTCCCCCGAGGGCCGTTCGCTGCGCGCGGGAGTCCGTGCGGTACGCGACTCCCCCATGGCCCGGCTGGCGCTGGTGACGGTCGCCGTCTCGCACACGGCGATGGTCTCGATCATGTCGATGACCCCGGTCGCCCTCGGTCACCACGGCGCCGGCATCCAGCTGATCGGCCTGGTGATCAGCGGCCACATCGCGGGAATGTACGCGTTCGCCCCGCTGATGGGCCGGCTCGCGGACCGGATCGGGCGTCTGTCGGTCATCGGCCTGGCCGCGGGCCTGATCGCCGTCGCCGCGCTGCTGGCGGGCACCGCGGGAGCGAGCCACGGCCGCACGGCGGCCGGTCTGTTCCTGCTGGGCCTCGGCTGGTCGGCCGGGCTGGTCGCCGGATCGGCGCTGCTCACGGACTCCGTTCCGCAGCCGGCGCGTGCGGCCGTCCAGGGCCTGTCGGACCTCACCATGAACACCGCGGCGGGGATCGGCGGCGCCGCGGCCGGTCTGGTGGTCGCGCAGGCCGGCTACCCCTGGCTCAACGCGCTCGGCGCCGCGCTGCTGCTGCCGATGGCGGCCCTGACGGTCCGGCGGGCCGTGGGCCGCCGGCGCCCCGCCGGCTGA
- a CDS encoding pseudouridine-5'-phosphate glycosidase: MPNSAVEVSAEVRSALASGDPVVALESTIIAHGLPRPRNLAVARELEELVREQGAVPATVAVLDGRLCVGLGKEGLERIAGDPGIRKLGHRDLAPALAAGVSGATTVSGTALAAERAGIRVFATGGLGGVHRGWTQTQDESADLGLLARAGVTVVCAGVKSILDVPATLQRLETLGVGVLGYGTGHFPGFYLSSSGEPVDWTVESPEEIASVMRAQDLLGPPCTSLVVANPVPAADQLDPALHDRVLALALEEAEREGVTGQAVTPFLLERLTRGTDGASLEANLAAVRGNVTLAARVAAAYAAVRA; encoded by the coding sequence ATGCCGAACAGTGCCGTGGAAGTGTCCGCAGAGGTACGCAGCGCCCTCGCCTCCGGTGACCCGGTGGTGGCCCTGGAGTCGACGATCATCGCGCACGGGCTGCCCCGCCCGCGCAATCTCGCCGTCGCCCGCGAACTCGAGGAACTGGTGCGGGAGCAGGGAGCCGTGCCCGCCACTGTCGCCGTCCTCGACGGCCGGCTGTGCGTGGGCCTCGGCAAGGAGGGCCTGGAGCGGATCGCCGGCGACCCCGGCATCCGGAAGCTGGGGCACCGCGACCTCGCACCCGCGCTCGCGGCGGGGGTCAGCGGCGCGACGACCGTGTCGGGAACCGCGCTGGCGGCGGAGAGGGCCGGCATCAGGGTCTTCGCCACGGGCGGCCTCGGGGGCGTCCACCGGGGCTGGACGCAGACCCAGGACGAGTCCGCCGATCTGGGACTGCTCGCCCGGGCCGGTGTGACCGTGGTCTGCGCGGGCGTCAAGTCGATCCTCGACGTACCGGCCACGCTCCAGCGCCTGGAGACACTCGGCGTGGGGGTGCTCGGGTACGGGACGGGCCACTTCCCCGGCTTCTACCTGTCCTCCTCGGGGGAGCCCGTGGACTGGACCGTGGAATCGCCCGAGGAGATCGCCTCCGTGATGCGCGCCCAGGACCTGCTCGGCCCGCCGTGCACCTCGCTGGTGGTGGCCAACCCCGTCCCCGCGGCGGACCAGCTGGATCCCGCACTGCACGACCGGGTGCTCGCCCTGGCCCTGGAGGAGGCGGAGCGCGAGGGCGTCACGGGGCAGGCCGTCACCCCCTTCCTCCTCGAACGGCTCACCCGCGGGACGGACGGCGCGTCGCTGGAGGCCAACCTGGCCGCGGTACGCGGCAACGTCACGCTCGCCGCACGTGTCGCGGCGGCCTACGCGGCGGTGCGCGCATGA
- a CDS encoding carbohydrate kinase family protein, whose product MTSWTRRPHRAPWPHETHGHETHGHEHAGLLVVGDVVTDVVARHAAPLVRGTDTAAGIRILPGGAGANVCCWAADGGCGDVRILARVGEEDVAWHAERLRAAGVRPLLVTDAELGTATVIALVDASAERTFLTDSGAVLRLEPDDWSPELLDGVGHLHLSGYLFFADSSREVARTAMDAARARGIPVSVDPASAGFITAMGVDATLSALDGVDILLPNADEARLLTGLDDPAEAAAELSGLAPLTVVTLGADGALVAESGKVTARVPAYPAEPVDSTGAGDAFTGAFLAARLCGADAATAAEAGCRAGAQAVTLIGGRP is encoded by the coding sequence ATGACGTCGTGGACGCGGCGGCCGCACCGGGCGCCGTGGCCGCACGAGACGCACGGCCACGAGACACACGGGCACGAGCATGCCGGGCTGCTGGTCGTCGGCGACGTGGTCACGGATGTGGTGGCCCGCCACGCGGCGCCCCTCGTCCGGGGCACCGACACCGCTGCCGGCATCCGGATCCTGCCGGGCGGCGCGGGGGCCAACGTCTGCTGCTGGGCCGCGGACGGAGGCTGCGGCGACGTGCGGATCCTGGCCCGGGTGGGCGAGGAGGACGTGGCCTGGCACGCGGAGCGGCTGCGCGCGGCCGGGGTGCGTCCGCTGCTGGTGACCGATGCGGAACTGGGGACCGCCACGGTCATCGCGCTCGTCGACGCGTCGGCCGAGCGCACGTTCCTCACGGACAGCGGAGCGGTGCTGCGGCTGGAGCCCGACGACTGGTCGCCGGAGCTTCTCGACGGGGTGGGCCATCTGCATCTGTCCGGCTATCTGTTCTTCGCCGACTCCAGCAGGGAGGTGGCCCGGACGGCGATGGACGCGGCGCGGGCCCGGGGCATCCCGGTGAGCGTGGACCCCGCGTCCGCCGGGTTCATCACCGCCATGGGCGTGGACGCGACCCTGTCGGCCCTGGACGGCGTCGACATCCTCCTCCCGAACGCGGACGAGGCCCGGTTGCTCACCGGCCTCGACGATCCGGCGGAGGCCGCGGCCGAGCTCAGCGGGCTGGCGCCGCTCACCGTGGTCACCCTGGGCGCCGACGGCGCCCTGGTCGCCGAGTCGGGCAAGGTCACGGCGAGGGTCCCGGCGTACCCGGCCGAGCCGGTGGACTCGACGGGCGCGGGCGACGCGTTCACCGGGGCGTTCCTCGCGGCACGCCTCTGCGGCGCGGACGCGGCGACGGCCGCCGAGGCGGGGTGCCGGGCCGGCGCGCAGGCGGTGACGCTCATCGGCGGCCGCCCCTGA
- a CDS encoding uridine kinase — translation MRVEPITWELLAGHLAERTLATTSADGSPWLRLGIDGAPAARPEDLAARIAEELRLRGRGVLTVGTGGFLRPASLRYEYGREDPDTYLSGWFDTGALWREVLGPLDAGGSGRVLPDLWDPGTDRATRSPHVELPHGGVLLLHGPFLLGHWFPFDLTVHLRLSPGALERRTEAADRWTLPAFARYEDEVAPGRAADVLVRADDPRRPAWSGLP, via the coding sequence GTGCGAGTCGAACCGATCACCTGGGAGCTGCTGGCCGGACACCTCGCCGAGCGGACGCTCGCGACGACGTCCGCCGACGGAAGCCCCTGGCTGCGCCTCGGCATCGACGGCGCCCCCGCCGCCCGCCCCGAGGACCTGGCGGCGCGCATCGCCGAGGAGCTGAGACTGCGCGGACGCGGTGTGCTCACGGTCGGCACGGGAGGCTTCCTGCGGCCGGCCTCACTGCGCTACGAATACGGCCGCGAGGACCCCGACACCTACCTCAGCGGCTGGTTCGACACCGGTGCGCTGTGGCGAGAGGTGCTGGGGCCGCTGGACGCGGGCGGCAGCGGTCGGGTGCTGCCCGACCTGTGGGACCCCGGCACCGACCGGGCCACCCGCTCGCCGCACGTGGAACTGCCGCACGGCGGAGTGCTGTTGCTGCACGGTCCGTTCCTGCTGGGGCACTGGTTCCCGTTCGACCTGACGGTTCACCTGCGGCTCTCGCCGGGGGCGCTGGAACGGCGTACCGAGGCGGCAGACCGCTGGACCCTGCCGGCTTTCGCGCGCTACGAGGACGAGGTGGCACCCGGCCGCGCGGCGGACGTCCTCGTCCGCGCCGACGACCCCAGGCGCCCGGCCTGGAGCGGCCTGCCCTGA
- a CDS encoding winged helix-turn-helix transcriptional regulator encodes MPRETRRRSYDQYCAAARALDAVGDRWTLLVVRELLAGPRRYTDLHADLPGVSTDVLASRLKDMEVTGLAERHRLPPPSAAHVYELTARGRALLPVLEALAAWGAPELAERRATDAVRAHWFAIPLLRVLGPAAAGSGTVEVRIGEGVFHLRLPDDASPAYGDGPAESPTVVLTLDTETCTALAGGGTTPEKAVRDGRIAVEGDAGFLGLADARRAAGQDAGDV; translated from the coding sequence ATGCCACGTGAGACCCGCCGCCGGAGCTACGACCAGTACTGCGCCGCGGCCCGCGCACTCGACGCCGTCGGCGACCGGTGGACGCTGCTCGTCGTCCGCGAACTGCTGGCCGGGCCCCGCCGGTACACCGACCTGCACGCGGACCTGCCCGGGGTCAGCACCGACGTCCTGGCGTCGCGCCTCAAGGACATGGAAGTGACGGGCCTGGCCGAGCGCCACCGGCTGCCCCCGCCCTCGGCCGCCCACGTCTACGAACTCACCGCACGCGGCCGTGCCCTGCTCCCGGTGCTCGAAGCGCTCGCCGCCTGGGGCGCCCCCGAGCTCGCCGAACGCCGCGCCACGGACGCCGTCCGCGCCCACTGGTTCGCCATTCCGCTGCTGCGGGTCCTCGGTCCGGCCGCCGCCGGCAGCGGGACGGTCGAAGTCCGCATCGGGGAGGGCGTCTTCCACCTGCGCCTGCCCGACGACGCGTCACCGGCCTACGGCGACGGCCCGGCCGAGTCGCCGACCGTCGTCCTCACCCTCGACACGGAGACCTGCACCGCGCTGGCCGGCGGGGGGACGACGCCCGAGAAGGCGGTGCGGGACGGACGGATCGCCGTGGAGGGGGACGCCGGCTTCCTCGGACTGGCGGATGCGCGCAGGGCGGCCGGACAGGACGCGGGCGACGTGTGA
- a CDS encoding pyridoxal phosphate-dependent aminotransferase yields the protein MEFRQSSKLSEVCYEIRGPVIEHANALEEAGHSVLRLNTGNPALFGFEAPEEIVQDMIRMLPQAHGYTDSRGILSARRAVAQRYQALGLADVDVDDVFLGNGVSELVSMAVQALLEDGDEVLVPAPDFPLWTAVTTLAGGRAVHYLCDEESDWYPDLADMASKITDRTRAVVIINPNNPTGAVYPREVVEGILDLARRHGLMVFADEIYDQIVYDDAVHHPAAVLAPDLVVLTFGGLSKTYRVAGFRSGWLVVSGPRGHARSYIEGLTMLASMRLCANAPAQYAIQAALGGRQSIRELVAPGGRLYEQRERAWQKLNEIPGVSCVKPKGALYAFPRLDPKVHPIHDDEKFVLDLLLREKIQVVQGTGFNWPRTDHFRILTLPHVDDLDAAISRIGRFLAGYRQ from the coding sequence ATGGAGTTCCGGCAGTCGAGCAAACTCAGCGAGGTCTGCTACGAGATCCGCGGGCCGGTGATCGAGCACGCCAACGCGCTGGAGGAGGCGGGCCACAGCGTCCTGCGCCTCAACACGGGCAACCCCGCGCTCTTCGGCTTCGAGGCCCCCGAGGAGATCGTGCAGGACATGATCCGGATGCTGCCGCAGGCGCACGGCTACACGGACTCCCGCGGCATCCTGTCGGCCCGCCGCGCGGTGGCGCAGCGCTACCAGGCGCTCGGCCTCGCCGATGTCGACGTCGACGACGTCTTCCTGGGCAACGGTGTCTCCGAGCTGGTGTCGATGGCCGTCCAGGCGCTGCTGGAGGACGGCGACGAAGTGCTCGTTCCCGCGCCGGACTTCCCCCTGTGGACGGCCGTCACCACACTCGCCGGCGGCAGGGCCGTGCACTACCTGTGCGACGAGGAGTCGGACTGGTACCCGGATCTGGCCGACATGGCGTCGAAGATCACGGACCGGACCCGGGCCGTCGTCATCATCAACCCGAACAACCCCACCGGCGCCGTGTACCCGCGCGAGGTCGTCGAGGGCATCCTCGATCTCGCGCGCCGCCACGGGCTGATGGTCTTCGCCGACGAGATCTACGACCAGATCGTCTACGACGACGCGGTGCACCACCCGGCCGCCGTCCTCGCCCCGGACCTCGTGGTCCTGACCTTCGGCGGCCTGTCCAAGACCTACCGGGTGGCCGGCTTCCGCTCCGGCTGGCTGGTCGTCAGCGGTCCGCGCGGGCATGCGCGCAGCTACATCGAGGGCCTCACCATGCTGGCGTCCATGCGGCTGTGCGCCAACGCGCCCGCGCAGTACGCCATCCAGGCCGCGCTGGGCGGCCGCCAGTCGATCAGGGAACTGGTCGCCCCGGGCGGCAGACTGTACGAGCAGCGCGAGCGGGCCTGGCAGAAACTCAACGAGATCCCCGGTGTCTCCTGCGTGAAGCCGAAGGGGGCGCTGTACGCGTTTCCGCGACTCGACCCGAAGGTGCACCCGATCCACGACGACGAGAAGTTCGTGCTGGACCTGCTGCTCCGGGAGAAGATCCAGGTGGTGCAGGGCACCGGCTTCAACTGGCCCCGGACCGACCACTTCCGCATCCTCACCCTGCCGCACGTGGACGACCTGGACGCGGCCATCAGCCGCATCGGCAGGTTCCTCGCCGGCTACCGCCAGTAG